Proteins found in one Borreliella valaisiana VS116 genomic segment:
- the valS gene encoding valine--tRNA ligase: protein MNCRPLEKYDPKAFEDEIYNKWLENNVFLPNNSLFEKFSMVAPPPNVTGVLHMGHALNFVLQDVLVRYKRMKKHNTLWLFGTDHAGIATQAVFERYLKNIGKSKDDFEREELIQEIFKLKDKHRDVIVKQIKKLGASYDHSRERFTLDDSFCKAVNKVFKNLYSKGLIYRGEYLVNLDPGSGSVVSDEEIEYKEVDGKLYFVKYFIDDSSFIEIATTRPETMFGDTAIAVNPNDERYRSLVGKEVTIPLTTKKIKIIADFYVDSAFGTGALKVTPAHDPNDFEISKRHNIPKVNILTQDGKLNKNVPLRYQGLSMKDARFKIEIELMEKGFLQGVKKHRQQVGHCYRSGEVVEPYLSTQWFVSMKPLADKALKALENGELRFYPKKWENTYKYWLSNIRDWCISRQLVWGHRIPAWYNIDTSELVVSDTDPSLDEKNAGKRFVQDPDVLDTWFSSWLWPFSSLGWPNVTSDFKNYYPTNTLITAYDIIFFWVARMVMAGLEFTGQVPFKDVYITPLLRDKQGKKMSKSLGNGIDPLDIINEYGSDSLRFTLSFLSVQGQDLNIDAKDFMFGAKFANKVFNASKFILLNLKNREILNDLKFNDIDKWLLTSLNSTILGVESSFANYKYNEASKFIYEFFWNDFCDWYIEISKIDLNSENVDIQNMAISKLLFFLKKALLILHPFIPFVTEKIYSEFSEKGDILALNEYPSFDIANNFQEEFENFKVFKTFIVAIRTLKSEFNISPGIEIDVALKFDVDFKYEGYFKAKESIAKRMLNFKNIFYNENYDSMLGVAVVGFEIYADVKPLIDKTKELIRLEKQLEKYKMLKIAVSKKLENENFLMNAPKEIIESEKLKFVEFSSLINKINSYIFNLKNL, encoded by the coding sequence ATGAATTGTAGACCTCTTGAAAAATATGATCCTAAGGCATTTGAAGATGAAATTTACAACAAGTGGCTTGAAAATAATGTTTTTTTGCCAAATAATTCTTTATTTGAAAAATTTAGTATGGTTGCACCCCCTCCTAATGTTACTGGTGTGTTGCATATGGGGCATGCTCTTAATTTTGTTTTGCAAGATGTTCTTGTAAGGTATAAAAGAATGAAAAAACACAATACTTTGTGGCTTTTTGGCACAGATCATGCAGGAATAGCAACACAAGCTGTTTTTGAAAGGTATCTTAAAAATATTGGTAAAAGTAAGGATGATTTTGAAAGAGAAGAGCTTATTCAAGAAATTTTTAAATTAAAAGATAAACATAGAGATGTAATTGTTAAGCAGATAAAAAAACTTGGAGCGTCTTATGATCACTCAAGAGAAAGGTTTACCCTTGATGATAGTTTTTGCAAGGCTGTTAACAAGGTTTTTAAGAATTTATATTCTAAAGGGTTGATTTATAGGGGTGAATATCTTGTTAATCTTGATCCTGGATCTGGGAGCGTTGTTAGTGATGAAGAGATTGAGTATAAAGAAGTTGATGGTAAGCTTTATTTTGTTAAGTATTTTATTGATGATTCTTCTTTTATTGAGATTGCAACAACTAGGCCTGAGACGATGTTTGGGGATACTGCTATTGCTGTTAATCCCAATGATGAGAGATATAGGTCTTTAGTTGGCAAAGAGGTCACGATTCCTTTGACAACTAAAAAAATAAAAATTATTGCAGATTTTTATGTTGATAGTGCTTTTGGAACTGGGGCTTTAAAAGTTACTCCTGCTCATGATCCTAATGATTTTGAAATTTCAAAAAGGCATAATATTCCCAAGGTCAATATTTTAACTCAAGATGGGAAACTTAATAAAAATGTTCCTTTACGATATCAAGGATTAAGTATGAAGGATGCAAGATTTAAAATAGAGATAGAATTGATGGAAAAAGGGTTTTTGCAAGGGGTTAAAAAACATAGGCAACAGGTTGGACATTGTTATCGATCGGGCGAGGTTGTTGAACCTTATTTGTCTACTCAGTGGTTTGTGAGTATGAAGCCTTTGGCAGACAAGGCTTTAAAGGCTTTAGAGAATGGTGAATTAAGATTTTATCCTAAAAAGTGGGAAAATACATATAAATATTGGTTATCAAATATTAGAGATTGGTGTATATCAAGACAGCTTGTTTGGGGACATAGAATACCGGCTTGGTACAATATTGATACATCTGAGCTTGTTGTTAGTGATACTGATCCTTCTTTAGATGAAAAGAATGCGGGGAAGAGGTTTGTTCAAGATCCAGATGTTCTTGATACTTGGTTTTCTTCTTGGCTATGGCCCTTTTCTTCGCTTGGATGGCCTAATGTTACTAGTGATTTTAAAAATTATTATCCAACAAATACCTTAATTACAGCTTACGATATAATATTTTTTTGGGTTGCAAGAATGGTAATGGCGGGATTAGAATTTACAGGGCAAGTTCCTTTTAAAGATGTTTATATCACACCTCTTTTGCGTGACAAGCAAGGTAAAAAAATGTCAAAGTCCTTGGGCAATGGAATAGATCCTCTTGATATTATTAATGAGTATGGAAGTGATTCTTTACGGTTTACTTTATCATTTTTGTCTGTTCAAGGTCAAGATTTAAATATTGATGCTAAGGATTTTATGTTTGGAGCTAAGTTTGCAAACAAGGTTTTTAATGCTTCCAAATTTATTCTTTTGAATTTAAAAAATAGAGAAATATTAAATGATTTGAAATTTAACGATATTGACAAATGGTTGCTTACAAGCTTAAATTCAACCATTCTTGGTGTTGAGTCTTCTTTTGCAAATTATAAATACAATGAAGCTTCAAAATTTATTTATGAGTTTTTTTGGAATGATTTTTGTGACTGGTATATTGAAATTAGTAAAATTGATCTAAATAGTGAAAATGTTGATATTCAAAATATGGCTATTTCTAAGTTATTATTTTTTCTTAAAAAAGCATTGTTAATTTTACACCCGTTTATTCCTTTTGTTACAGAAAAAATTTATTCTGAATTTTCAGAAAAAGGAGATATTTTAGCTTTAAATGAATATCCAAGTTTTGATATTGCCAATAATTTTCAAGAAGAATTTGAAAATTTTAAAGTATTTAAAACTTTCATTGTGGCTATTAGAACGCTTAAGAGTGAATTTAATATATCTCCTGGCATTGAAATTGATGTTGCGTTGAAATTTGATGTTGATTTTAAATATGAAGGATACTTTAAGGCTAAAGAAAGCATTGCAAAAAGAATGCTTAATTTTAAAAATATATTTTACAATGAAAATTATGATAGCATGCTTGGTGTGGCTGTAGTTGGTTTTGAAATTTATGCAGATGTTAAGCCATTGATAGATAAAACTAAGGAGTTGATAAGACTTGAAAAGCAACTTGAAAAGTATAAAATGCTTAAAATTGCTGTTTCAAAGAAACTTGAAAATGAAAATTTTTTAATGAATGCTCCTAAGGAAATTATTGAATCTGAAAAATTAAAATTTGTAGAATTTTCTTCTTTAATTAATAAGATAAATAGTTATATTTTTAATTTAAAAAATCTTTAG
- a CDS encoding PQQ-binding-like beta-propeller repeat protein, with product MRVILFIFVFSASFLRLYSSINLYFQKALTGKVAGNPIIDEKRDTITVLTKDRWLTTYTMSFEKKYSYRLNRIPYSFLLKDFDNGYYVITVRNEVQKIKRGKLVWKYKLDFSPSSAPAIGNVSILIPLVNERVVSIDLDSGKKMFEVNMGGRPVTSPVVFDNGDFCIASENNEIFLFDSLGNKKWFSRLVAFPFLLMINTKKEVVVGHKSGHIVAYERDFGEVVGSIKLNFPINFLFEKFNGEYVAISSVGMFFDLNRNFKLKFKKKMNFEIEKAVLYNNRNLLVSTKSDGVLSFEEDFNISFVDANLKDLSGLSANSGIIVLGGGDWVLSTYYYEYDKDLDVSVWNHFRGNKYNQGRIDLKEKGFVDYDKNYLLLDEILNSSYSDAAYDKFLGILDFLATEHGNFPKKYLNLYKKAFNVWLLPEKGFNRIVSRGKLYRYFVCVNDEASIKSFINLAIKERDINNIITIVQTITKFESYYGQDCIIYNYIQHIVLNYQGNLEIAYSVILNLRNIILNSTDKLLKLCKNKYINLLMFMRRQNFSENINKHINEIISSIQD from the coding sequence TTGAGGGTTATACTTTTCATATTTGTGTTTTCAGCTTCTTTTTTAAGGCTTTATTCTAGTATCAATTTATATTTTCAAAAAGCATTAACTGGTAAAGTTGCAGGCAATCCAATTATTGATGAAAAACGTGATACTATTACGGTTTTAACAAAAGATAGATGGTTGACAACTTATACAATGTCATTTGAGAAGAAATATTCTTATAGATTGAATAGAATTCCATACTCTTTTCTTTTGAAAGATTTTGATAATGGGTATTATGTTATTACAGTTAGAAATGAAGTTCAAAAGATTAAGAGAGGAAAACTTGTTTGGAAGTATAAGCTTGATTTTTCACCTTCGAGTGCTCCTGCTATAGGAAATGTTAGCATTTTAATTCCCCTTGTTAATGAGAGGGTTGTTTCTATTGATTTAGATAGTGGAAAAAAAATGTTTGAGGTCAACATGGGTGGTAGACCTGTTACTTCTCCTGTAGTTTTTGATAATGGTGATTTTTGCATTGCAAGTGAAAATAATGAAATATTTTTGTTTGATTCTTTGGGTAATAAGAAATGGTTTTCCAGACTGGTTGCTTTTCCTTTTTTGTTAATGATAAATACAAAAAAGGAAGTAGTTGTTGGACATAAGTCAGGACATATTGTTGCTTATGAGAGAGATTTTGGGGAAGTTGTTGGCTCTATTAAATTAAATTTTCCTATTAATTTTTTGTTTGAAAAGTTTAATGGTGAATATGTCGCAATTTCAAGTGTTGGTATGTTTTTTGATTTGAATAGAAACTTTAAGCTTAAATTCAAAAAAAAAATGAATTTTGAGATTGAAAAAGCTGTTCTTTATAATAATAGAAATCTTTTAGTTTCAACCAAATCAGATGGAGTTTTGTCTTTTGAAGAAGATTTTAATATATCTTTTGTAGATGCTAATCTTAAGGATTTGTCAGGACTTAGTGCTAATTCAGGTATTATTGTTTTAGGGGGAGGTGATTGGGTTCTGAGTACTTATTATTACGAATATGACAAAGATCTTGATGTTAGTGTGTGGAACCATTTTAGAGGTAATAAATACAATCAAGGTAGAATAGATTTAAAAGAGAAAGGTTTTGTAGATTATGATAAAAATTATTTACTTCTCGATGAGATTCTTAATTCTAGTTATAGTGATGCTGCTTATGATAAATTTTTAGGGATTTTGGATTTTCTTGCAACTGAACATGGAAATTTTCCCAAAAAATATTTAAATTTATATAAAAAAGCTTTTAATGTTTGGCTTTTGCCAGAAAAGGGATTTAATCGGATTGTTTCAAGGGGCAAGCTTTATAGATATTTTGTATGTGTTAATGATGAAGCTTCAATTAAGAGTTTTATTAATTTGGCAATTAAAGAAAGAGATATTAATAATATAATTACCATAGTTCAAACTATTACCAAATTTGAAAGTTATTATGGACAAGACTGTATTATATATAATTACATACAACATATAGTGTTAAATTATCAAGGCAATTTAGAAATAGCTTATTCTGTGATTTTAAATTTGAGAAATATAATTTTAAATTCAACAGACAAACTTCTCAAACTTTGTAAGAATAAGTATATAAATTTATTAATGTTTATGAGACGGCAAAATTTTTCTGAAAATATTAACAAACACATTAATGAAATTATTTCAAGCATTCAAGATTGA
- a CDS encoding ABC-F family ATP-binding cassette domain-containing protein, giving the protein MITVNNLEVSFGERVLFKDVNIKFSSGNCYGIIGANGAGKSTFLKVLGGIIESTKGEIFIPKNQRVAALEQDQFAYDAYKVIDTVIMGHKRLYSVQKEKDEIYNKLDFSDEDGIRAGELEAEFSELGGYEAESDAAVLLKGLGIDESIHNNLMSDIEGALKVRVLLAQALFGEPDILLLDEPTNNLDLQSVRWLEEFLINFENTVIVVSHDRHFLNQVCTHIVDIDYGKIQVYVGNYDFWYETSQILNKQLKDAKKRSEDKIAELKTFIQRFSSNASKSRQATSRKKLIEKIKVEDLKPSSRKFPYVNFKSERELGKNVLTIKNLTKEFEGNLILNKFSSIIEPQQKIVFLGNPMFATFLFDIITNEDKNYKGHYEWGSTVNFSYFNKDNGKYFDLDLNLVDWLRQYSKEQDETYIRGFLGRMLFSQDEALKKVNVLSGGEKVRCMLAKAMLSGANVLILDQPTNHLDLEAITSLNAGLKEFKGVVLFTSHDHQFIDTVANRIIEFTPNGIIDRYMTFSEYIDDAKIRDLRNNLYGDNASFRL; this is encoded by the coding sequence TTGATAACTGTAAATAATTTGGAAGTTTCATTTGGAGAGAGAGTTCTATTCAAAGATGTAAATATTAAATTTTCTTCTGGAAATTGTTATGGAATAATTGGTGCTAATGGGGCAGGCAAAAGTACTTTTTTAAAAGTACTAGGTGGAATTATTGAATCTACTAAGGGTGAAATATTTATTCCTAAAAATCAAAGAGTAGCGGCTCTTGAGCAAGATCAATTTGCTTATGATGCGTATAAGGTTATTGATACTGTTATTATGGGTCACAAAAGACTTTATTCTGTTCAAAAAGAAAAAGATGAAATTTATAATAAACTTGACTTTAGTGATGAGGATGGAATTAGAGCTGGGGAGCTTGAAGCAGAATTTTCAGAACTTGGAGGCTACGAGGCTGAATCTGATGCAGCAGTTCTTCTTAAAGGTCTTGGAATAGATGAGTCAATTCATAATAATTTAATGAGTGATATTGAAGGGGCTTTAAAGGTCAGAGTTCTTTTAGCCCAAGCTCTTTTTGGTGAGCCTGATATATTGCTTCTTGATGAGCCTACTAATAACCTTGATCTACAATCTGTTAGATGGTTAGAAGAATTTTTAATTAATTTTGAAAATACAGTTATTGTTGTATCTCACGACAGACATTTTTTAAATCAAGTTTGTACTCATATTGTTGATATTGATTATGGAAAGATTCAAGTGTATGTTGGAAATTATGATTTTTGGTATGAAACAAGTCAGATTTTAAATAAGCAATTAAAAGATGCTAAAAAGCGATCTGAGGATAAAATTGCTGAACTTAAGACATTTATTCAAAGATTTTCCAGTAATGCGTCTAAGTCTAGACAAGCAACATCAAGGAAAAAGTTGATTGAAAAAATAAAGGTTGAAGATTTAAAGCCTTCTTCAAGGAAGTTTCCTTATGTTAATTTCAAAAGCGAAAGAGAACTTGGTAAAAATGTTCTTACAATTAAAAATTTAACAAAAGAATTTGAAGGGAATTTAATTTTAAATAAATTTAGCAGTATTATTGAACCCCAGCAAAAGATTGTTTTTTTGGGAAATCCCATGTTTGCAACTTTTTTGTTCGATATTATTACAAACGAAGATAAAAATTATAAAGGTCATTATGAATGGGGATCTACTGTGAATTTTTCATATTTTAATAAAGATAATGGGAAATATTTTGATTTAGATTTGAATTTAGTTGATTGGTTGCGTCAGTATTCAAAAGAACAAGATGAAACTTATATTAGAGGATTTTTAGGTAGAATGCTTTTCAGTCAAGACGAAGCTTTAAAGAAGGTAAATGTTCTCTCGGGAGGAGAAAAAGTAAGATGTATGCTTGCTAAGGCTATGCTTAGCGGAGCAAATGTTTTAATTCTAGATCAACCTACAAACCACTTAGATCTTGAAGCAATTACATCTTTAAATGCTGGGCTTAAAGAGTTTAAAGGAGTTGTTCTTTTTACATCACATGACCATCAATTTATAGATACTGTTGCCAATAGAATCATTGAATTTACTCCCAACGGAATAATTGATCGATATATGACTTTTTCTGAGTATATTGATGATGCTAAGATTAGGGATTTGAGAAATAACCTTTACGGTGATAATGCTAGTTTTAGGCTTTAA
- a CDS encoding endonuclease III domain-containing protein, translating to MFYNFFMINLDLIVDETLFRYPDVKPFLNYKNNYELLIMVILSARTTDNLVNKISPYLFERYGNFESLSRANVRDVEKLIYKTGFYSRKAKNIVNCSIDILEKFNGVIPNNIFDLVKLPGVGRKTANVILGAIYNKPAIIVDTHFSRVITRHALSLENSPIKIELDLKRRIEPCKQYRFSMAINKHGREICTSRNVSCVNCFLEKFAPRVC from the coding sequence ATGTTTTATAATTTTTTTATGATTAATCTTGATTTGATTGTTGATGAAACTTTGTTTAGATATCCCGATGTTAAACCTTTTTTAAATTATAAAAATAATTATGAACTTTTAATAATGGTAATTTTAAGTGCAAGAACAACAGATAATTTGGTAAATAAAATTTCTCCGTACCTTTTTGAAAGGTATGGAAATTTTGAAAGTTTATCAAGAGCAAATGTGAGAGATGTTGAAAAATTAATTTATAAGACAGGTTTTTATTCAAGGAAAGCTAAAAATATTGTAAATTGTTCTATTGATATTTTGGAAAAATTTAATGGTGTTATTCCAAATAATATTTTCGATCTTGTTAAACTACCCGGAGTAGGTCGAAAGACAGCAAATGTTATTCTTGGAGCTATTTACAATAAACCCGCAATTATTGTAGATACCCATTTTAGTAGAGTTATTACAAGGCATGCTCTTTCTTTGGAAAATTCTCCTATTAAGATCGAACTGGATCTAAAAAGAAGAATAGAACCTTGTAAACAGTATAGATTTTCTATGGCTATCAATAAGCACGGAAGAGAAATTTGCACTTCTAGAAATGTAAGTTGTGTTAATTGTTTTTTAGAAAAATTTGCTCCAAGAGTTTGTTAA
- a CDS encoding tRNA dihydrouridine synthase, protein MKFLFDIPLPIMILAPMEDVTDTVFRNLIHLIGSKEGEPHIYFTEFISAKGILNGSKQSIQHVFLKPNELNRPLIAQIWGNVPEQFYRAIEILGGMGFWGIDINMGCPKNKIIKKGVCSALINNKSLAKEIILASKEACAKFNLPLSVKTRHGFSYPEVDAWLGFLLSFKIDMLTVYPRLAVDQSKGPVNFDIFHELVKLRNNISPSTLIIGNGDVLSLKDAKYYVDKYLIDGIMFGRGIFKNLNLFKLSSKHFLDSNLNFRLNILKFHIKDFHATWGLKKDFNKLKKYFKIYFTEKERQSKYFSNLINSKTYEELFENLNVIDMVGDF, encoded by the coding sequence ATGAAGTTTTTATTTGATATTCCTCTTCCAATTATGATTTTAGCTCCAATGGAAGACGTTACTGATACTGTTTTTAGAAATTTAATTCATTTAATAGGGTCTAAAGAAGGAGAGCCCCATATTTATTTTACTGAGTTTATTTCTGCAAAGGGAATTTTAAACGGATCAAAACAATCTATTCAGCATGTTTTTTTAAAACCCAATGAACTTAATCGGCCTTTAATTGCTCAAATTTGGGGCAATGTTCCCGAGCAATTTTATAGAGCAATAGAAATATTAGGAGGCATGGGGTTTTGGGGAATTGATATTAATATGGGTTGTCCTAAGAATAAAATAATTAAAAAAGGAGTTTGTTCTGCTTTAATTAATAACAAATCTTTGGCTAAAGAAATAATTCTTGCAAGTAAAGAAGCTTGTGCAAAATTTAATTTACCTCTTAGCGTTAAGACCAGACATGGATTTTCATATCCAGAAGTTGATGCTTGGTTGGGGTTTTTGTTGAGCTTTAAAATTGACATGTTAACGGTTTATCCAAGACTTGCTGTTGATCAGAGCAAAGGTCCTGTTAATTTTGATATTTTTCATGAACTTGTTAAATTACGAAATAATATTAGTCCTTCTACGTTGATTATTGGCAATGGGGATGTTTTGAGTCTCAAGGATGCTAAATATTATGTTGATAAATATTTAATTGATGGGATTATGTTTGGTCGTGGAATTTTTAAAAATTTAAATTTATTTAAATTATCTTCAAAACACTTTTTGGATAGTAATTTAAATTTTAGGTTAAATATATTAAAATTCCATATAAAGGATTTTCATGCTACTTGGGGACTTAAAAAAGATTTTAATAAACTTAAAAAATATTTTAAGATATATTTTACTGAGAAAGAAAGACAGAGTAAATATTTCTCAAATCTTATAAATTCAAAAACTTATGAAGAGCTTTTTGAAAATTTAAACGTTATTGATATGGTAGGAGATTTTTAA
- a CDS encoding P83/100 family protein, whose product MKKMLLIFSFFLVFLNGFPLNAREVDREKLKDFVNMDLEFVNYEGPYDFSNTYEQIVGIGEFLAKPLINSNSNSSYYGKYFINRFIDDQDKKASVDVFSIGSRSELDSIFNLRKILAGYLIKAFDYERSSAELISKVITIYNAVYRGDLDYYKGFYIEAALKSLTKENAGLSRVYSQWAGKTQIFIPLKKNILSGKVESDIDIDSLVTDKVVAVLLSENEGGVNFARDITDIQGETHKVDQDKIDVELDNFNESDSNITETIENLRDQLEKATDEEHRKEIESQVDAKKKQKEELDEKVMNLEKAQQKLDFAEDNLDIQRDTVREKLQEDINEINKEKNLPKPGDVSSPKVDKQLQIKESLEDLQEQLKEASDENQKKEIEKQIEIKKNDEKLLKSEDHKAIDPNRGLDSKTSSKEKEKEEEIIKEKSQASLGDLNNDENRMMPEDQKLSDNKRLDSKKTLKPVFEVDKVDKISKSNNNGVNELSPLDKPSYSDVDSREDVDNKDVNSQKVKPQVKSQPASLNEKEDLAAMSIDSSNPVFLEVIDPITNLGTLQLIDLNTGVRLKESTQQGIHRYGIYEREKDLVVIKMDSGKAKLQILNKLENLKVVSESNFEINKNSSLYVDSKMILVVIKDSSNAWRLAKFSPENLDEFILSENKILPFTSFSVRKNFVYLQDEFKRLVTLDLNTLKKI is encoded by the coding sequence ATGAAAAAAATGTTGCTAATCTTTAGTTTTTTTCTTGTTTTTTTGAATGGATTTCCTCTTAATGCAAGGGAAGTTGATAGGGAAAAATTAAAGGACTTTGTAAATATGGATCTTGAGTTTGTAAATTATGAAGGTCCTTATGATTTTTCAAATACGTATGAACAAATAGTGGGTATTGGGGAGTTTTTAGCAAAACCATTGATTAATTCCAATAGTAACTCAAGTTATTATGGTAAATATTTTATTAATAGATTTATTGACGATCAAGATAAAAAAGCAAGTGTTGATGTTTTTTCTATCGGCAGTAGGTCAGAGCTTGACAGCATCTTTAATTTAAGAAAAATTCTTGCAGGGTATTTAATAAAGGCTTTCGATTATGAAAGATCTAGTGCGGAATTAATTTCTAAGGTTATTACAATATATAATGCTGTTTATAGAGGGGATTTGGATTATTATAAAGGGTTTTATATTGAGGCTGCTTTGAAGTCTTTAACTAAAGAAAATGCGGGACTTTCTAGGGTATACAGTCAATGGGCTGGTAAGACACAAATATTTATTCCTCTTAAGAAGAATATTTTATCTGGGAAAGTTGAGTCTGATATTGATATTGACAGTTTGGTTACAGATAAGGTGGTGGCGGTTCTTTTGAGTGAGAATGAAGGGGGTGTTAACTTTGCAAGAGATATTACAGACATTCAAGGCGAAACTCATAAAGTAGATCAAGATAAAATTGATGTTGAATTAGATAATTTTAATGAAAGTGATTCCAATATAACAGAAACTATTGAGAATTTAAGGGATCAGCTTGAAAAGGCTACAGACGAAGAGCATAGAAAAGAAATTGAAAGTCAGGTAGATGCTAAAAAGAAACAGAAAGAAGAGTTAGATGAAAAGGTAATGAATCTTGAGAAAGCTCAACAAAAATTGGATTTTGCTGAAGATAATTTAGATATTCAAAGAGATACTGTTAGAGAAAAGCTTCAAGAGGATATTAACGAGATTAATAAAGAAAAGAATTTGCCAAAACCTGGTGATGTAAGTTCTCCTAAAGTTGATAAGCAGCTACAGATAAAAGAGAGTTTGGAAGATTTACAAGAGCAGCTTAAAGAAGCTAGTGATGAAAATCAAAAAAAAGAAATTGAAAAGCAAATTGAAATTAAAAAAAATGATGAAAAACTTTTAAAAAGCGAAGATCATAAAGCAATAGATCCTAATAGAGGGTTAGATTCTAAAACTTCTAGTAAAGAAAAAGAGAAGGAAGAAGAAATAATTAAAGAGAAATCTCAAGCAAGTTTGGGCGATTTGAATAATGATGAAAACCGCATGATGCCGGAAGATCAAAAATTATCTGATAATAAAAGATTAGATAGTAAAAAAACATTAAAACCCGTTTTTGAAGTTGATAAAGTAGATAAAATTTCCAAGTCTAACAACAATGGGGTTAATGAATTATCCCCGCTAGATAAGCCTTCTTATAGTGACGTTGATTCAAGAGAGGATGTAGATAACAAAGATGTTAATTCTCAAAAAGTCAAGCCTCAAGTTAAAAGCCAACCTGCTTCTTTAAATGAAAAAGAAGATTTGGCTGCTATGTCTATAGATTCCAGTAATCCCGTATTTTTAGAGGTTATAGATCCGATTACAAATTTAGGCACGCTTCAACTGATTGATTTAAATACTGGTGTTAGACTCAAAGAAAGTACTCAGCAAGGCATTCATCGTTATGGGATTTATGAGCGTGAAAAAGATTTAGTTGTTATTAAAATGGATTCAGGAAAAGCTAAGCTTCAAATACTTAATAAACTTGAGAATTTAAAAGTGGTGTCAGAGTCTAATTTTGAGATTAATAAGAATTCATCTCTTTATGTTGACTCTAAAATGATTTTAGTAGTTATTAAGGACAGTAGTAATGCTTGGAGATTGGCTAAATTTTCTCCTGAAAATTTAGATGAGTTTATCCTTTCAGAGAATAAAATTTTACCTTTTACTAGTTTTTCTGTGAGAAAGAATTTTGTTTATTTGCAGGACGAGTTTAAAAGACTAGTTACTTTAGATTTAAATACTTTAAAGAAAATTTGA
- the groES gene encoding co-chaperone GroES, with translation MKNIKPLADRVLIKIKEAESKTISGLYIPENAKEKTNIGTVVAIGSKKEEITVKVGDTVLYEKYAGAAVKIENKEHLILKAKEIVAIIEE, from the coding sequence ATGAAAAATATTAAGCCTTTAGCTGATAGAGTTTTAATAAAAATTAAAGAAGCTGAGAGTAAAACAATCTCAGGTCTTTACATACCAGAAAATGCAAAAGAAAAAACAAATATCGGGACAGTTGTAGCCATTGGTTCTAAAAAAGAAGAGATCACTGTAAAAGTTGGCGACACTGTACTTTACGAAAAATATGCAGGAGCTGCTGTAAAAATCGAGAATAAAGAACATTTAATACTAAAAGCAAAAGAAATAGTTGCAATAATAGAAGAGTAA
- the mnmD gene encoding tRNA (5-methylaminomethyl-2-thiouridine)(34)-methyltransferase MnmD, which yields MKNLIFKESTIYSSKFDDIYYNPKYGIEESFYTFIKGCNLDLELKTKKNLLIAELGFGTGLNFICLLKFIKENNITSKINYYSIEKFPLKKNTIMQISKFFVKENDCFKLMLKHYPKIPKKNLKLKITENVNLKILIGNAKIKIKEIPKNVEYWFLDGFNPKKNPEMWNNEIFNLISEKSSPKCKLSTFSSARIVKDGLKLANFKYIHIEKGFGNKRHMIRAQKN from the coding sequence ATGAAAAATCTAATTTTTAAAGAAAGCACCATATATTCAAGCAAATTCGATGACATCTATTACAATCCAAAATATGGAATTGAAGAGAGTTTTTATACATTTATTAAAGGCTGCAATCTGGATTTAGAATTAAAAACAAAAAAAAATCTTCTCATAGCAGAGCTGGGATTTGGAACAGGATTAAATTTTATATGTCTTTTAAAATTCATAAAAGAAAACAACATAACCTCAAAAATTAATTATTATTCTATAGAAAAATTTCCACTTAAAAAAAACACAATAATGCAAATTTCAAAGTTCTTCGTCAAAGAAAATGATTGTTTCAAATTAATGTTAAAACATTATCCTAAAATTCCCAAAAAAAATTTAAAACTAAAAATAACAGAAAATGTTAATTTAAAAATTTTAATTGGAAACGCTAAAATAAAAATTAAAGAAATTCCAAAAAATGTAGAATACTGGTTTTTAGATGGATTTAATCCTAAAAAAAATCCTGAAATGTGGAACAATGAAATATTTAATTTAATTTCTGAGAAAAGTAGCCCAAAATGTAAGCTTTCAACATTTTCTTCTGCAAGAATTGTAAAAGATGGATTAAAACTTGCTAATTTCAAATACATTCACATAGAAAAAGGATTTGGAAATAAAAGACATATGATAAGAGCTCAAAAAAATTAA